A genome region from Babesia bigemina genome assembly Bbig001, chromosome : I includes the following:
- a CDS encoding heat shock protein 75, putative: MKQNTALRGLLPSLASTGRRSGGVPLCTFSRGLARAETQSTAARAGALVGKGANGLGNRAQSHLTALRQLRAFSSGPAEGDRYEFKAEIQKLLQIVAHSLYTDKEVFIRELISNASDALEKLRFLEETREGLSGTKVDPGVPYKIKISADAESKTFTIEDTGVGMSKDEIVNNLGTIAKSGSLAFLEDPALNAKDKANAIIGQFGVGFYSSFVVSKKVEVFTRSFDPEKGAKGYHWSSDGAGSFTIKEVDDLPRGTKIICHLRDDCLTFANTANVKRVAEKFSAFVNFPLYIQEKESDVEITTQKPLWMETSASDEEHTKFFRYLNNASWGEPMYKIAFHSDAPLSIKSLFYIPEDAPSRLFQSASEVGVSLHSRKILIQKSADAIIPKWLFFVKGVIDCEDIPLNVSRELVQDSQLVKKLGNTVVKRILKFMLDESKRDPEKFRKFYDKYHYHLKEGLLDESHKNGPYREQLLQLIRYESSKGEPNQLITFDEYIATMKEKQKNIYYFCAANRETALASPYMESFKRRDRNVLLLYEDIDEFVSMNLQEYKDKKMVAIDSPEQDFEPDLETLDNENEAELELLTEEQRTKLSEFVQATLGAKVNAVKFSERLVDSPAVVTGFLSAALRKVMKATMKGAPDAGASLAAMPSTLELNPKHSINVTIFHVMQNDPEVAKTLVEQLYDNASIAAGIVDDPRTMLGRLNKMLELTADFARKNCN, from the exons ATGAAGCAAAACACGGCGCTTCGAGGCCTCCTCCCTAGCCTAGCTTCCACTGGAAGGCGCAGCGGCGGAGTGCCCCTGTGCACGTTCAGCAGGGGACTTGCTCGCGCAGAGACGCAATCAACAGCGGCAAGAGCCGGAGCTTTAGTTGGAAAAGGGGCGAATGGGCTCGGGAACCGAGCTCAGAGCCACCTAACCGCTCTGCGCCAGTTGCGTGCCTTCTCCTCGGGACCAGCGGAGGGAGAT AGATACGAGTTCAAGGCTGAAATCCAGAAACTGCTCCAAATTGTGGCCCACTCACTGTACACCGACAAGGAGGTGTTCATCCGGGAGCTGATCAGCAACGCGAGCGACGCGCTTGAAAAACTCAGGTTCCTCGAGGAGACCCGGGAAGGGCTTTCAGGCACCAAGGTGGACCCCGGTGTGCCTTACAAGATCAAAATATCCGCCGATGCGGAGTCAAAGACCTTCACCATCGAG GACACCGGTGTGGGTATGTCCAAGGATGAAATTGTGAACAACCTCGGCACCATCGCCAAATCGGGGTCGCTCGCGTTCCTGGAGGACCCGGCGCTCAACGCCAAGGACAAGGCGAATGCGATCATCGGCCAGTTCGGCGTGGGCTTCTACAGCAGCTTCGTCGTGTCCAAGAAGGTCGAGGTTTTCACCCGGAGCTTCGACCCGGAAAAGGGCGCCAAGGGCTACCACTGGTCCTCTGACGGCGCGGGCTCCTTCACCATCAAGGAGGTGGACGACCTGCCCAGAGGCACCAAGATCATATGCCACCTGCGCGACGACTGCCTGACCTTCGCCAACACGGCGAACGTGAAGCGCGTCGCGGAGAAGTTTTCGGCATTCGTCAACTTCCCGCTCTACATACAGGAGAAGGAGTCCGACGTTGAGATCACGACACAGAAGCCGCTGTGGATGGAGACCAGCGCATCGGACGAGGAGCACACGAAGTTCTTCAGGTACCTCAACAACGCCTCATGGGGAGAGCCCATGTACAAGATCGCGTTCCACTCCGACGCCCCGCTCTCCATCAAATCGCTCTTTTACATCCCAGAGGACGCACCCAGCAGGTTGTTCCAGTCGGCGTCGGAGGTGGGCGTGTCGCTGCACTCGAG GAAAATTCTGATCCAAAAGTCGGCGGATGCCATCATCCCCAAGTGGCTCTTCTTCGTCAAGGGTGTCATCGACTGCGAGGACATCCCGCTGAACGTCAGCCGGGAGCTGGTGCAGGACAGCCAGCTGGTCAAGAAGCTCGGCAACACCGTGGTGAAGCGCATCCTGAAGTTCATGCTCGACGAGAGCAAGCGCGACCCCGAAAAGTTCAGGAAGTTCTACGACAAATACCACTaccacctcaaggagggacTGCTCGACGAGTCGCACAAGAACGGACCCTACcgtgagcagctgctgcagctgatcaGGTACGAGTCCTCCAAGGGCGAGCCCAACCAGCTCATCACCTTCGACGAGTACATCGCCACCATGAAGGAGAAGCAGAAGAACATCTACTACTTCTGCGCCGCGAACCGCGAGACCGCCCTCGCAAGCCCCTACATGGAGTCCTTCAAGCGCAGGGACAGgaacgtgctgctgctcTACGAGGACATCGACGAGTTCGTCTCGATGAACCTACAG GAGTACAAGGACAAGAAGATGGTCGCCATCGACTCCCCGGAGCAGGACTTCGAGCCTGACCTCGAGACCCTGGACAACGAAAACGAAGCGGAGCTCGAACTGCTCACCGAGGAGCAGCGCACGAAGCTATCGGAGTTCGTGCAGGCCACACTCGGCGCCAAGGTGAACGCAGTCAAGTTCTCCGAGCGCCTGGTGGACTCCCCTGCGGTCGTCACGGGGTTCCTCTCCGCCGCGCTGCGCAAGGTCATGAAGGCGACCATGAAGGGCGCGCCCGACGCCGGCGCCAGCCTCGCAGCGATGCCGTCGACGCTGGAGCTCAACCCGAAGCACAGCATCAACGTGACCATTTTCCACGTCATGCAGAACGACCCCGAAGTGGCCAAG ACActcgtcgagcagctcTACGACAACGCCTCGATCGCCGCCGGGATCGTCGACGACCCCCGCACCATGCTGGGCCGCCTGAACAAGATGCTCGAGCTCACTGCGGACTTCGCGCGCAAAAACTGCAATTAA
- a CDS encoding METALLOPROTEASE 1-RELATED protein, putative — translation MTKFNLEGSDHASRVKNVIIQGFALVNLITVKHVEVSEYVSERTGLRVFFMHYESPIVNSYFIVPTRAESHEGLPHTLEHLIFLGSASYPERGTLDLLASRALAAGTNAWTDVDHTVYTISTAGVDGTLMMLPVYLDHLLRPTLTQEAFMTDVHRITPDGSNSGTVYSEMKDNEHDADSVTEFELNQLLYPGGSGYSMSFGGRLESLRSTNVERVREYHKRYYRLDNMSIAIGGSLNDGERILQAVSKAEEALLAAGVEANAVKSAYYFGIKQWDDPVHCQPLKETVEKTVYFPSDDEELGQFTMAWRGPAWSDFQEIRALSIMGLYLTQTPISPMEKELVYTRDPFGSGVGFAMDEYKETRLNITVLDVPCGEKMEQIAQKMRDIITSVWESPLDMERLQAIIRRERLSYFRSLETQASNIMIEGIVSYVVYGEKRKDLDEQLEGDDQMGRLLLEDEPFWKGILEKYLIHAPWVGIRTVPSIKESKRIEREERQLVREQLKKSDMKLLEAQEALVNSIVSNKGGGVPKHVLDAFGVAAVENVALPQWPYMRNFNSVGPDADGGRAMTGRVQLFNVHGHRTVEHIWSDLTRQLDEVKISMQVNHVTSDFVRFTVLIPTMDLGLTHLEKQCLTLLTNLLFQSHLREGRGPPMSSDAFIMELQETTSSYSASLGLASSFGSADAYSEMVRISLTCHIGLYERVFGILQRVLQDVQFTDDIVDAKVKSLLKSFHEKSRSAKANMRQAVQAMRMKRDSVRMSNGIAQQLALLRDAEEGETAALLQSLYDKVFAQRNIVAHVTCDVRFMPKSWLGLWAQLPASGATGDNLRDMIGFKFATDVELSDQRTMYMSMASTDVSFFNHAIRAPIGFGHSEYAPLSMLCEYLCMLESPLFRAIRGGGYAYDYAVSYLPSVGEMHLSLLQAVDVVGALRATRDVFGLIRRGNLPTEDDVISARCSLVFNIVQSEESLSAYSCQTFQDAFRGVDSKFTVTLLNSIRDVTPADFRRLAETYLSHFLHFDDPWSTAAVVTNKSQADDIYHGLVDLGYDRLRRVSTKAMMNFATTGSLESADADSDDEMGNDIDNDGDDEMPHPSASRESDGSDDYSELEYDGEIYDSRDDEDDDDGDDDDEEEDESLSGDEGDDAGEADEGGDEGNMGNYNYFKP, via the coding sequence ATGACGAAGTTCAACTTGGAAGGCTCGGATCACGCCTCTAGGGTGAAGAACGTGATCATCCAGGGGTTCGCTCTGGTGAACCTGATCACGGTGAAGCATGTGGAGGTCAGCGAGTACGTGTCGGAGCGCACCGGCCTGCGCGTGTTCTTCATGCACTACGAATCGCCCATTGTGAACTCGTACTTCATCGTGCCCACGCGCGCCGAATCACACGAAGGCCTGCCTCACACTCTGGAGCACCTTATTTTCTTGGGTAGTGCCAGCTACCCCGAGCGTGGCACGCTCGACCTGTTGGCGTCCAGGGCCCTCGCTGCGGGGACGAATGCGTGGACCGATGTGGACCACACCGTGTACACAATTTCGACTGCCGGTGTGGACGGCACCCTGATGATGCTGCCCGTGTACCTCGACCACCTGCTGAGGCCGACCCTGACCCAGGAGGCCTTCATGACCGACGTGCACCGCATCACCCCCGACGGCTCTAACTCCGGCACCGTGTACAGCGAGATGAAGGACAATGAGCACGATGCTGACAGCGTGACCGAGTTCGAGCTGAACCAGCTGCTGTACCccggcggcagcggctACAGCATGTCGTTCGGCGGCCGCCTCGAGTCGCTGCggtcgaccaacgtggagcGCGTGCGTGAGTACCACAAGCGCTACTACCGCCTGGACAACATGTCCATCGCCATTGGCGGTTCGCTGAACGACGGTGAGCGCATCCTCCAGGCGGTGTCCAAGGCTGAGGAGGCTCTGCTCGCCGCCGGTGTTGAGGCTAACGCCGTCAAATCCGCGTACTATTTCGGCATAAAGCAGTGGGATGACCCCGTCCACTGCCAACCGTTGAAGGAGACGGTCGAGAAAACCGTGTACTTCCCCAGcgatgacgaggagctCGGCCAGTTCACCATGGCCTGGCGTGGCCCTGCGTGGAGCGACTTCCAGGAAATTCGCGCGCTGTCGATCATGGGTTTGTACCTGACTCAAACGCCGATCTCGCCGATGGAGAAGGAGCTGGTGTACACCAGGGACCCCTTCGGAAGCGGCGTCGGGTTCGCGATGGATGAGTACAAGGAGACCCGGCTCAACATCACCGTCTTGGACGTGCCCTGCGGTGAGAAGATGGAGCAGATCGCCCAGAAGATGCGCGACATCATCACGAGCGTGTGGGAATCACCCCTGGACATGGAACGCCTGCAGGCCATCATCCGCCGGGAGCGTTTGAGCTACTTCCGCTCGCTCGAGACGCAGGCTTCGAACATCATGATCGAGGGCATCGTGAGCTACGTGGTCTACGGTGAGAAACGCAAGGACCTGGacgagcagctggaggGCGACGACCAGATGGGccgcctgctgctggaggacGAGCCGTTCTGGAAGGGCATCCTCGAGAAGTACCTGATCCACGCCCCGTGGGTCGGCATTCGCACTGTGCCCAGCATCAAGGAGAGCAAGCGCATCGAGCGCGAGGAGCGCCAGCTGGTGAGGGAGCAGCTCAAAAAGTCCGACATGAAGCTGCTCGAGGCGCAGGAGGCGCTGGTCAACTCGATAGTGTCGAACAAGGGCGGCGGTGTGCCCAAGCACGTGCTGGACGCGTTCGGAGTCGCCGCGGTCGAGAACGTGGCGCTGCCGCAGTGGCCGTACATGCGCAACTTCAACTCCGTGGGCCCGGACGCCGACGGGGGCCGCGCCATGACCGGCCGTGTGCAGCTGTTCAACGTGCACGGCCACCGCACCGTGGAACACATCTGGTCCGACCTGACGCGTCAGCTGGATGAGGTGAAGATAAGCATGCAGGTTAACCACGTGACTTCCGACTTCGTGCGCTTCACCGTGCTCATCCCGACCATGGACCTGGGCCTCACCCACCTGGAGAAGCAGTGCCTCACCCTCCTGACCAACCTGCTGTTCCAATCTCACTTGCGCGAGGGCAGGGGCCCGCCGATGTCGTCCGACGCGTTCATCATGGAGCTGCAGGAGACTACCTCCAGCTACTCCGCCTCCCTCGGGTTGGCATCGTCGTTCGGCAGCGCGGACGCGTACTCCGAGATGGTGCGTATCAGCTTGACGTGCCACATCGGCTTGTACGAGCGCGTGTTTGGGATCCTGCAGCGCGTGTTGCAGGACGTGCAGTTCACCGATGACATCGTGGACGCCAAGGTGAAGTCGCTGCTGAAGTCGTTCCACGAGAAGAGCCGGTCGGCCAAGGCGAACATGCGCCAGGCCGTGCAGGCGATGCGCATGAAGCGCGACTCCGTGCGCATGTCGAACGGCAtcgcgcagcagctcgcgTTGCTGCGCGATGCTGAAGAGGGCGAGACCGCTGCTCTGCTGCAGTCGCTGTACGACAAGGTGTTCGCGCAGCGCAACATAGTGGCCCACGTGACTTGCGACGTCCGCTTCATGCCCAAATCGTGGCTGGGTCTGTGGGCGCAGCTGCCGGCGTCCGGGGCGACGGGCGATAACCTGCGTGACATGATCGGCTTCAAGTTCGCCACGGACGTGGAACTGTCTGACCAGAGGACCATGTACATGTCGATGGCGTCCACCGACGTCTCGTTCTTCAACCACGCCATCAGGGCGCCGATTGGTTTCGGCCACTCGGAATACGCTCCGCTGTCCATGCTTTGCGAGTACCTGTGCATGCTGGAGAGCCCGCTGTTCCGCGCCATCCGCGGCGGCGGTTACGCGTACGACTACGCGGTTTCGTATTTGCCTTCCGTGGGTGAGATGCACCTttcgctgctgcaggccgTGGACGTGGTGGGGGCGCTGAGGGCGACACGTGACGTGTTCGGCCTAATACGGAGGGGCAACCTGCCCACCGAGGACGACGTCATCTCCGCCAGGTGCTCTCTGGTCTTCAACATCGTGCAGAGCGAGGAATCGCTCAGCGCGTACAGCTGCCAGACCTTCCAGGATGCGTTCCGCGGTGTGGACTCCAAGTTCACCGTGACGTTGCTGAACAGCATTCGCGACGTGACCCCCGCAGACTTCCGGCGCCTGGCCGAGACCTACCTCAGCCATTTCCTGCACTTCGACGACCCCTGGagcaccgccgccgtcgtgACCAACAAGAGCCAGGCCGACGACATATACCACGGCTTGGTCGATTTGGGCTACGACAGGCTGCGCCGCGTGTCAACTAAGGCTATGATGAATTTCGCGACCACCGGTAGCCTGGAGAGCGCGGACGCCGACAGCGACGACGAGATGGGGAATGACATCGACAACGATGGCGACGACGAAATGCCTCACCCCAGCGCGTCCCGCGAGTCCGACGGGTCGGACGACTACAGCGAATTAGAATACGACGGTGAAATCTACGACAGTAgggatgacgaggatgatgatgatggtgatgatgacgacgaggaggaggatgaGTCCCTCAGCGGGGACGAGGGCGACGACGCCGGCGAAGCTGATGAAGGTGGCGACGAGGGCAACATGGGCAACTACAACTACTTTAAGCCGTAA
- a CDS encoding histone acetyltransferase protein, putative produces MKTAGPITRGGSVDAAVGQAPQKAMGSPGAGPQAKSHQKSREKSTVIAKAREHYTSQFPTAFPMESELWGFDRSREQWRRCTVVHARSRFPDRNVAELGPKDYDYYIHWLGSDRRLDCWLDVSDVRTIEEGPEPGQDVCHDVEVEAHDHAGMDEEYLREHEMNTKLKTIQRIKLGPYLVDAWYFSPYPKPYQNLDTLYICEFCLLFFVHESELQWHTKRCELRHPPGNEIYRDGNLAMFEVDGALSSVYCENLCYLAKLFLDHKSLRHTVNLFIFYVMTEFDDNGYHITGYFSKEKHSTNNVSCILSLPQHQRKGYGKFLTAFSYLLSRKEGRTGTPERPLSDLGRASYMSYWSEVLLEILFDPKLENVSIHTLSQMTCFEPADIIMCLEELGLLHTLSNGTSVITLLPEKKNELMSKARTKTRKLYMEKLHWIPYDAHNEATPV; encoded by the exons ATGAAAACGGCCGGTCCCATTACGCGCGGAGGCAGCGTGGATGCCGCCGTCGGCCAGGCTCCGCAGAAGGCGATGGGCTCGCCCGGAGCGGGCCCTCAGGCGAAGTCGCACCAGAAGTCCCGCGAGAAGAGCACGGTGATCGCGAAGGCCCGGGAACACTACACGTCGCAG TTCCCCACCGCCTTTCCGATGGAGTCCGAGCTTTGGGGCTTCGACCGCTCGCGCGAGCAGTGGCGGAGGTGCACTGTAGTACATGCACG GTCGCGGTTTCCCGACCGCAACGTGGCGGAGCTCGGGCCCAAGGACTACGATTACTACATCCACTGGCTGGGCTCCGACCGCCGTCTGGACTGCTGGCTGGATGTGTCCGACGTCCGCACGATCGAGGAGGGCCCCGAACCGGGCCAGGACGTCTGCCACGACGTCGAGGTGGAGGCGCACGACCACGCCGGCATGGACGAGGAGTACCTGCGTGAGCACGAGATGAACACCAAGCTGAAAACCATCCAACGCATAAAGCTCGGGCCTTACCTGGTCGACGCGTGGTACTTTTCGCCGTACCCAAAGCCGTACCAGAACCTGGACACTTTGTATATATGCGAGTTCTGCCTGCTCTTCTTCGT GCACGAGTCGGAGCTGCAGTGGCACACCAAGCGGTGCGAGCTGAGGCACCCGCCTGGCAACGAAATCTACCGCGACGGGAACCTCGCCATGTTCGAGGTGGACGGCGCGCTGAGCAGCGTGTACTGCGAGAACCTGTGCTACCTGGCGAAGCTGTTCCTCGACCACAAGAGTCTGCGGCACACGGTGAACCTGTTCATCTTCTACGTCATGACCGAGTTCGACGACAACGGCTACCACATCACGGGCTACTTCTCCAAGGAGAAGCACAGCACCAACAACGTGTCGTGCATCCTCtcgctgccgcagcaccaGCGCAAGGGCTACGGCAAGTTCCTCACCGCGTTCAGCTACCTGCTGTCGAGGAAGGAGGGTAGGACCGGCACCCCCGAACGCCCGCTGTCCGACCTGGGGCGGGCGTCGTACATGTCGTACTGGTCggaggtgctgctggagattTTGTTCGACCCGAAGCTCGAGAACGTGTCCATTCACACGCTCTCGCAGATGACGTGCTTCGAGCCCGCCGACATCATCATGTGCCTCGAGGAGCTGGGGCTGCTGCACACGCTGTCCAACGGCACGTCCGTGATCACGCTACTGCCGGAGAAGAAGAACGAGCTCATGTCCAAGGCGCGCACCAAGACCAGGAAGCTGTAcatggagaagctgcaCTGGATCCCCTATGATGCGCACAACGAGGCTACCCCGGTGTGA
- a CDS encoding clathrin assembly protein small subunit, putative produces MIKFFMAISRQCKVRLAKWFVPVDSKEKAAMMRELSHLVVNRNSKQCNFIEWRDDKLVFRRYASLYFVVCVDRDDNDLLMLEIIQHYVELLDRYFSNVCELDLVFNVNKAYYLLDEILMDGELYECSKKAVIRSVAAQDALCDKGRGILSKGSA; encoded by the exons ATGATTAAGTTTTTCATGGCGATCAGCCGCCAATGCAAGGTCCGGCTGGCGAAGTGGTTCGTGCCGGTAGACAGCAAGGAGAAGGCCGCGATGATGCGTGAGCTGTCGCACCTGGTCGTGAATCGCAACTCCAAACAGTGCAACTTCATCGAGTGGCGCGACGACAAGCTCGTGTTCCGCCG CTACGCGAGCCTGTACTTCGTGGTCTGCGTTGACCGCGATGACAACGACCTGCTCATGCTGGAGATCATACAGCACTacgtggagctgctggaccGTTACTTCAGCAATGTGTGCGAGCTGGACCTGGTGTTCAACGTGAACAAG GCGTACTACCTGCTGGACGAGATACTAATGGACGGCGAATTGTACGAGTGCAGCAAGAAGGCTGTGATCCGCAGCGTGGCTGCGCAGGACGCCCTGTGCGACAAGGGCAGGGGTATCCTGTCCAAGGGCTCCGCCTAG
- a CDS encoding nucleolar protein Nop56, putative, whose protein sequence is MTKTFFLFETAAGYALYQIEQWDQIGHVEAMEEVCSSEERFKETVKFKAFQPFTTASDALENIRAVVEGEVTAMLSSFLSLNLPKKGTQLAVVDPGLGKTLSAKGFNVVYDPNVVELLRGCRQHEMKNIARLASGASAFDMDKFHVGLSHNYSRSKLQIDPRRMDKPVINCVALLDSLTKNLNSFAMRVREWYGWHFPELIKIVPDNKIYCQVVQIICRKDKFDWEAGAAELLKVLGDEDIVANVKKAAGQSIGHELSEPCMENILNFAKQVVKLEEMREHLNTHLANKLAVTAPNLSEVAGNILTGRLISHAGSLVNLAKMSASSIQILGAEKALFRALKTRSNTPKYGLIFQANFIGRASLKHKGRAARYLANKCALAARLDCFCDVNTNVYGKRMVELLGKRMEYLAGGPQHETSIEVMQAAAKEYQAIKAQKASEKRTRDALENAPQHESAHDVSMVSGSADAEPADDASSGTVTEKPAKKSKKAKKDKSKKSDIAEEAATEDTADVAVASVAPQKEPKKKSKKSKAEGGASGKDSSSSATDASSTSVTATTAVAASKVEEANVAAAVTSAEEGPKKRKKSKQDKSADVAEAAEVGKPAKKAKKNKKKAASE, encoded by the coding sequence ATGACTAAGACGTTCTTCCTTTTCGAAACCGCCGCGGGCTACGCCCTCTACCAGATCGAGCAATGGGACCAGATCGGCCATGTGGAGGCCATGGAGGAGGTGTGCTCCTCCGAGGAGCGGTTCAAGGAGACTGTGAAGTTCAAGGCGTTCCAGCCCTTCACCACGGCGTCGGACGCGCTGGAGAACATCCGCGCGGTCGTTGAAGGCGAGGTGACGGCGATGCTGAGCTCCTTCCTCTCGCTCAACCTGCCCAAGAAGGGCACCCAGCTGGCGGTCGTCGACCCCGGGCTCGGCAAGACGCTCAGCGCCAAGGGATTCAACGTGGTGTACGACCCCAACGtggtggagctgctgcgcggcTGCCGGCAGCACGAGATGAAGAATATCGCCAGGCTCGCTTCGGGCGCCAGCGCCTTCGACATGGACAAGTTCCACGTCGGTCTGAGCCACAactacagccgcagcaagCTGCAAATCGACCCCAGGCGCATGGACAAGCCGGTCATCAATTGCGTCGCCCTGCTGGATTCGCTGACGAAGAACCTCAACTCCTTCGCCATGCGCGTCAGGGAGTGGTACGGCTGGCACTTCCCCGAGCTGATCAAGATCGTCCCCGACAACAAGATATACTGCCAGGTGGTGCAGATAATCTGCAGGAAGGACAAGTTCGACTGGGAAGCCGGGGCGGCGGAACTGCTCAAGGTGCTGGGCGACGAGGACATCGTCGCCAACGTCAAGAAGGCGGCTGGGCAGTCGATCGGCCACGAGCTTTCTGAGCCCTGCATGGAGAACATCCTGAACTTCGCCAAGCAGGTGGTCAAACTCGAGGAGATGCGCGAGCACCTCAACACTCACCTCGCCAACAAGCTCGCCGTCACAGCCCCCAACCTCAGCGAGGTGGCTGGCAACATTCTGACCGGCAGGCTCATCAGCCACGCGGGCTCCCTTGTCAACCTCGCCAAGATGTCCGCAAGCTCCATCCAGATTCTGGGTGCCGAGAAGGCGCTCTTCCGTGCGCTGAAGACGAGATCCAACACCCCCAAGTACGGCCTCATTTTCCAGGCCAACTTCATTGGTCGCGCAAGCCTCAAGCACAAGGGGCGCGCCGCCAGGTACCTCGCCAACAAATGTGCGTTGGCGGCTCGTCTCGACTGCTTCTGCGATGTCAACACCAACGTCTACGGCAAGCGCATGGTCGAGTTGCTGGGCAAGCGGATGGAGTACCTCGCGGGCGGCCCCCAGCATGAGACCAGCATCGAGGTCATGCAGGCTGCCGCCAAGGAGTACCAGGCAATTAAGGCGCAGAAGGCCTCGGAAAAGAGGACCCGGGACGCATTGGAAAATGCTCCGCAGCACGAGTCGGCGCACGACGTGTCCATGGTGTCGGGGTCGGCGGATGCGGAGCCCGCTGACGATGCCTCATCTGGCACCGTAACCGAGAAGCCCGCAAAGAAATCCAAGAAGGCTAAGAAGGACAAGTCTAAAAAGTCCGATATCGCCGAAGAAGCAGCAACTGAGGACACTGCTGATGTCGCCGTTGCCAGTGTGGCCCCGCAGAAGGAGCCGAAAAAGAAGTCGAAGAAATCCAAGGCTGAAGGAGGCGCTTCTGGTAAAGACTCTTCGTCATCCGCCACCGATGCATCATCAACTTCCGTGACGGCAACTACCGCAGTTGCCGCTTCCAAGGTGGAGGAGGCCAATGTCGCGGCGGCCGTAACCTCGGCTGAGGAGGGGCCGAAGAAACGCAAGAAATCCAAGCAGGATAAGTCTGCGGATGTCGCCGAGGCGGCTGAGGTCGGAAAGCCAGCCAAGAAAGCTAAGAAGAACAAGAAGAAGGCAGCATCGGAGTAG